From Thermoflavifilum aggregans, a single genomic window includes:
- a CDS encoding ACT domain-containing protein, which translates to MKKDFTFIVYAENSFGILNRMINAFNRRRIRIRSLMASEDEHNPHTGSAGFILYTTEDMMRKVKPQIEKFIEVDHTHYEEGTAAFYQYLQQLSIEK; encoded by the coding sequence ATGAAAAAAGATTTCACATTTATTGTATATGCCGAAAATAGTTTCGGTATCCTGAACCGGATGATCAACGCTTTCAATCGCCGGCGCATCCGTATTCGTTCGCTGATGGCCAGTGAAGATGAACATAATCCGCATACCGGATCGGCCGGATTTATTTTGTACACCACCGAAGACATGATGCGCAAGGTGAAACCTCAGATTGAAAAGTTTATCGAGGTAGATCATACGCATTATGAAGAAGGTACAGCAGCGTTTTACCAATATTTGCAACAACTTTCCATAGAAAAATAA
- the ilvA gene encoding threonine ammonia-lyase IlvA has protein sequence MNHTSTEQALPVLDFEAARKRLSTVVSHTPLMLNQNLSRRYQANIFLKREDLQVVRSYKIRGAFNMMSAWPHDVLQRGVVCASAGNHAQGFAYSCAHLQIKGVVFMPSPTPKQKIHQVSMFGDGWIEIRLTGDTFDDCQAAALEYTREHHMTFIPPFEHPLIIEGQGTVGVEILEDLPEVDYIFIPVGGGGLASGISLYMKSHRPQVKLIGAEPEGAPSMLEAFRAGHPVKLDHIDNFVDGAAVRQVGDLTFRICRQLLDDMTLVPEGRICSTILRLYNEEAMVVEPAGALAIAALPDFREQIRGKNVVCIVSGSNNDIDRMQEIKERSLLYEGLKHYFIIRFAQRPGALKEFVNEVLGPNDDIVRFEYMQKHHKETGPALVGIELKDPRDYDVLIERMREKHIQFTELNKDDTLFGFIV, from the coding sequence GTGAACCACACATCCACTGAACAAGCTTTACCGGTACTGGATTTTGAAGCGGCCCGCAAACGGCTCAGCACGGTTGTTTCGCATACACCGCTGATGCTGAATCAAAATCTTTCCCGGCGCTATCAGGCCAATATTTTCCTGAAGCGGGAAGATCTGCAGGTGGTGCGGTCATATAAAATCAGGGGTGCCTTTAACATGATGAGTGCATGGCCCCATGATGTATTGCAACGGGGTGTGGTATGCGCCAGTGCCGGCAATCATGCCCAGGGTTTTGCTTATTCCTGTGCACATTTGCAGATAAAAGGCGTGGTGTTTATGCCTTCACCCACACCCAAACAGAAAATTCATCAGGTAAGTATGTTTGGGGATGGATGGATTGAAATCCGGCTTACGGGCGATACGTTTGATGATTGCCAGGCAGCCGCATTGGAATATACACGCGAACATCACATGACATTTATTCCTCCTTTTGAACATCCACTTATCATAGAAGGGCAGGGAACCGTGGGTGTCGAAATACTCGAAGATCTGCCGGAAGTGGATTATATTTTTATACCCGTCGGAGGAGGCGGGCTGGCATCGGGGATTAGTTTGTACATGAAATCGCACCGGCCGCAGGTGAAACTGATAGGCGCCGAACCGGAAGGTGCCCCTTCCATGTTGGAAGCCTTTCGGGCAGGTCATCCCGTGAAACTCGATCATATTGACAATTTTGTAGATGGAGCTGCCGTGAGGCAGGTAGGCGATCTCACTTTCCGCATTTGCCGCCAGCTCCTGGATGATATGACATTGGTGCCCGAAGGACGCATTTGTTCCACCATACTCCGGCTATACAATGAGGAAGCCATGGTGGTGGAACCTGCCGGCGCATTGGCTATTGCTGCACTGCCCGATTTCAGGGAACAGATCAGGGGAAAAAATGTGGTGTGCATTGTCAGCGGCAGCAATAACGATATTGATCGCATGCAGGAAATCAAGGAACGTTCCCTGCTTTATGAAGGTTTAAAGCATTATTTCATTATACGGTTTGCCCAGCGCCCAGGAGCATTGAAGGAATTTGTGAACGAAGTATTGGGACCCAATGATGATATTGTGCGTTTTGAATACATGCAAAAACATCACAAAGAAACCGGTCCGGCTCTGGTGGGTATTGAATTAAAAGATCCACGCGACTATGATGTGCTCATTGAGCGTATGCGTGAAAAACATATCCAGTTTACTGAACTGAACAAAGACGATACGTTGTTTGGTTTCATCGTTTGA
- the ilvC gene encoding ketol-acid reductoisomerase, with protein sequence MATIYFGGIPEEVVTREEFPMEKARQVLKDETIAIIGYGVQGPGQALNLRDNGFRVIVGQRKGRTWDKAVADGWVPGETLFEIEEAAQKGTIIAFLLSDAGQIALWPTLKKYLTPGKALYFSHGFGITFSDQTGIVPPDNIDVILVAPKGSGTSLRRLFLAGQGINSSFAVHQDATGRARERALAMGIGVGSGYLFPTDFKKEVFSDLTGERGTLMGAIQGIFAAQYETLRRNGHSPSEAFNETVEELTQSLMPLVAENGMDWMYANCSTTAQRGALDWWKRFKEATQPVFDELYQSVASGKEAVRAISANSQPDYREKLEAELKELRESEMWQAGAAVRKLRPKG encoded by the coding sequence ATGGCAACCATTTATTTCGGAGGAATTCCAGAAGAAGTTGTAACCCGGGAAGAATTTCCCATGGAAAAAGCCCGTCAGGTATTGAAAGATGAAACCATCGCTATTATCGGCTATGGCGTACAGGGGCCCGGACAGGCGTTGAATCTACGCGATAACGGATTTCGCGTGATTGTAGGTCAGCGCAAAGGTCGTACCTGGGATAAGGCAGTGGCCGATGGCTGGGTACCCGGTGAAACTTTGTTTGAAATTGAAGAAGCAGCGCAAAAGGGTACTATCATTGCCTTCCTGCTTTCCGACGCAGGCCAGATTGCCCTGTGGCCCACATTAAAGAAATACCTCACACCCGGTAAAGCTCTTTATTTCTCGCACGGATTCGGGATTACCTTCAGTGATCAGACAGGTATTGTGCCTCCGGATAATATTGATGTGATTTTGGTTGCTCCAAAAGGATCGGGAACCTCGCTGCGCAGGTTGTTTCTGGCCGGGCAGGGTATCAATTCCAGTTTTGCCGTACATCAGGATGCTACAGGCCGTGCTCGTGAACGTGCTTTGGCTATGGGTATTGGCGTTGGCTCAGGTTATCTGTTTCCCACTGATTTCAAAAAGGAAGTATTTTCCGATCTCACCGGTGAACGGGGTACGCTGATGGGCGCTATCCAGGGCATCTTTGCTGCTCAGTATGAAACGCTGCGCCGCAATGGCCATTCACCTTCGGAAGCTTTCAATGAAACTGTGGAAGAGCTTACCCAGTCGCTTATGCCTTTGGTAGCTGAAAACGGCATGGACTGGATGTATGCCAATTGTTCTACTACGGCTCAGCGTGGCGCATTGGACTGGTGGAAGCGTTTCAAGGAAGCCACCCAGCCTGTGTTTGATGAATTGTATCAGAGTGTAGCCAGTGGAAAAGAAGCTGTTCGCGCTATTTCGGCCAACAGCCAGCCCGACTATCGGGAAAAACTGGAAGCCGAACTTAAGGAATTGCGCGAAAGCGAAATGTGGCAGGCAGGAGCAGCTGTGCGAAAACTGCGTCCCAAAGGATGA